Proteins encoded together in one Prosthecobacter debontii window:
- a CDS encoding transposase, whose translation MTEEASQREHPLRDVFNAVRYVVRAGCPWRMLPHDLPPWAIVYQQWQRWIKAGCLEAMAHDLRMLL comes from the coding sequence ATGACGGAAGAGGCCTCGCAACGGGAGCACCCCTTGCGCGATGTGTTCAATGCCGTTCGTTATGTCGTCCGGGCTGGTTGCCCTTGGAGAATGCTGCCCCATGACCTGCCGCCTTGGGCCATTGTTTACCAGCAATGGCAGCGCTGGATCAAGGCTGGGTGCTTGGAGGCCATGGCGCATGATCTGCGCATGCTTTTATGA
- a CDS encoding cupin-like domain-containing protein yields MNTAAINSFQITPDWIQWIDENLRLSKSHHSIVEAMVEKGCPKTLATGLIQECSQISKRSTLEHNQRFKKTKWILNSLRELQLVNPSPPIAFRTRIDRDEFYDQFYAKNFPVVYRNPASIQPIVEQFSWHRLTSEHGETVVEIQEGRSLNPNFEREHSALSSETKLSEFISRVKAAKDSNDFYMTARNGSVNARLLESVVDTSTLCTELLDGTQAREKVFLWIGPSGTYTPAHHDLTNNLFFQIKGRKEFRLSSSLSLLEVNNDYHCYLSSTLEEIDAARSASGLSKISFTVTLEEGDILFIPLGWWHEVRGLSASISLSATNFRARNDFHSSYQFYGRLDEISLPESVGRNPASNKENEMESWLNWTRENIHRGCDLSDLCQQLLEKGPKLEVERSAPPAQAGKPGYDYVASSRIVPTLLNAGCQRFAQVGDADFQLYIGVDFLSQDLCRSLSEKIKQNSLPSTLTTMEKDLEFRTSSTSHLDILKDPEVIDLDRWIAESLGIPLEYSEPIQGQVYGPGQQFKLHTDYFTPRTPEFVEHASIRGQRTWTFMVYLEAPEEGGSTFFKKLNLAVPCRAGTAVVWNNLKADGSVNPHSLHEGTKVHSGMKVIITKWFRDKNNKAS; encoded by the coding sequence ATGAACACCGCCGCCATTAACTCTTTCCAAATAACGCCGGATTGGATCCAATGGATTGATGAAAACCTCCGTTTATCAAAAAGCCACCATTCTATAGTGGAGGCGATGGTCGAAAAGGGCTGCCCAAAGACTTTAGCCACAGGTCTCATTCAAGAATGCTCTCAAATTTCCAAGAGATCCACACTCGAGCACAACCAGCGATTTAAAAAGACGAAGTGGATTCTCAATAGTCTGCGTGAGCTGCAACTGGTCAATCCGTCTCCGCCCATTGCTTTCCGAACCAGGATCGATCGAGATGAATTTTATGATCAATTTTATGCCAAAAACTTTCCGGTAGTGTATCGGAATCCGGCCTCCATTCAGCCCATTGTTGAACAGTTTTCCTGGCACCGCCTGACTTCAGAGCATGGGGAAACGGTCGTCGAAATTCAGGAGGGACGGTCTCTGAATCCCAATTTCGAGCGTGAACATTCTGCGCTCAGCTCGGAGACGAAATTGTCTGAGTTTATCAGTCGAGTCAAGGCTGCCAAGGATAGCAATGATTTTTACATGACGGCTAGAAACGGTTCGGTCAATGCAAGGCTCCTCGAATCCGTCGTGGATACATCCACTCTCTGCACGGAGCTTCTCGATGGGACACAAGCTAGAGAGAAAGTCTTTCTCTGGATCGGGCCCTCTGGAACCTACACTCCGGCGCACCATGACCTCACGAATAATCTCTTTTTCCAGATCAAGGGTCGGAAAGAGTTTAGACTCTCTTCCAGCCTATCCCTTCTAGAAGTCAATAATGACTATCATTGCTACTTGTCTTCCACTTTAGAAGAGATTGATGCGGCAAGGTCCGCTTCTGGCCTCTCCAAGATCTCATTTACGGTGACGTTAGAGGAGGGGGATATTCTTTTCATTCCGTTAGGTTGGTGGCATGAGGTCAGGGGGCTATCTGCCTCCATCTCACTCTCAGCCACTAATTTCAGAGCGAGAAACGATTTCCACAGCAGTTACCAATTCTACGGGAGACTGGACGAAATAAGTTTGCCTGAGTCGGTTGGCAGGAATCCGGCTTCTAACAAAGAGAATGAAATGGAGTCCTGGTTGAACTGGACCCGAGAAAACATCCATCGAGGCTGTGATTTATCTGACTTATGTCAGCAATTACTCGAGAAGGGCCCAAAACTCGAGGTCGAGCGCTCCGCCCCCCCTGCACAGGCTGGGAAACCTGGCTACGACTATGTGGCGTCGTCGCGGATCGTGCCCACGCTATTAAACGCCGGGTGTCAGCGATTTGCACAGGTAGGTGATGCCGACTTCCAGCTTTACATCGGAGTGGACTTTCTGTCGCAGGATTTGTGTCGATCTCTCTCTGAGAAGATCAAGCAAAACTCCCTGCCATCTACTTTGACAACCATGGAGAAGGATCTGGAGTTCAGAACAAGTTCGACCAGTCATCTGGATATCCTCAAGGATCCCGAGGTTATTGATCTTGATCGTTGGATTGCTGAATCTCTCGGAATTCCGTTGGAATACTCAGAACCCATCCAGGGGCAAGTCTATGGGCCGGGTCAGCAATTTAAACTTCATACCGATTACTTTACGCCGAGAACTCCAGAATTCGTTGAGCATGCAAGCATACGCGGTCAAAGAACGTGGACCTTCATGGTTTATCTGGAAGCGCCAGAAGAAGGCGGATCGACGTTCTTTAAAAAACTGAATCTGGCGGTTCCTTGTCGTGCTGGAACCGCTGTCGTCTGGAACAATCTCAAGGCTGACGGCTCGGTCAATCCTCATTCCTTACATGAGGGAACGAAGGTTCATTCAGGCATGAAAGTCATCATCACCAAGTGGTTCAGAGATAAAAATAACAAGGCCTCATAG
- a CDS encoding RHS repeat domain-containing protein, producing the protein MFHQSNVGHKPRAQFRSCHKTIQATPACACGALGPDTFGRSGQWPSQTRWTRWQQNKLDAWGRILETRVYHSIPVSGPGVQGTNFDAQTFQYDVMGRLRRSVSPGGTINRSVLDARSLLIATWIGTDDAGATDNDPSGGGTPGNNMKPVWLGVYDGGSAGGDGNLTQITEPVNDTSGDDRITVNAYDYRNLIISVTVNDGSTAFITTSTYDNLSRPTSQSRFHTSVATANRTHESTTAYDAQGQVYEEKRFYVHANGTLGDPLITGVWYDPNGNPIKQTQPGAKVVTKTVFDSLDRPITVYQVVEDASTTEANTNDVSLDMVIEEQQTTYNAAGQTVSAFIRARFDDATGTGPLNGPNGAEPKSRDSFVTQYLDPIGRLRFRANYGTKGGSVFIRPALHPEPSETVLVEEQRYAVDGDLLAVIAADGTVTVMRRDAAGRQTETVENSPLPSVEARGGATANSRISQYQYAPDGGMARLIVYNEATGDQVTTWDYGTTLATSGVARSDLQVSKTLPGGQVERMTYNRQGEVSAYTDANGNVHSYRRDKMGRPTDDGITTLAAGVDGQVRRISTSYDNRGRVEYLTSGSEPAPEAGSVINQVRLTYNGLDCLVGDAQSHSGVVDGSTPKVEYQCTGGEANILRRTGLVYPNGRTLAYEYGTEGSIDDALNRVQSVHDDLTVLAEYQFVGSSMPVITTLHAAGIQRRWKKLAGAPDGDAGDPYTGYDRFGRLEQTLWRQTGGAENTLVQVQWGYNRGSSKTWRKDLLAPAATSQDQAYSYDGLQQIKQRQQGLLNINRTAIGGIPAQQENFVYDPSGNWQLYQHQAGGVMDINEGRINNRNNQITQVYPDSAETRHPGYDANGNMTEPPTGEALEGPGRKMVWDAWNRLRKVQDEGEPLAEYEYDGKFRRTLSSDAGGTRHYYYNDQWRSVEERLDSREEPERQYVWQPGNRWELILRDRSPTNNGVLSERLYALKDDLDIVALSDDDGTVVERFSYSAYGQVTFLDAAFEPQSGSAHDWNLLFHVEFADPITGWMNYGFRYYSVELGRWLSRDPMREASGLNLYSFLDNTPVSLIDQYGLSGLNADGTRQYEGFGDFVVSSIASVGQDTWIAASESSIMTGLTNGFAGFSNDWLLGIPNAVVGLAGGDLMYGVDKNSASYNNGGMVSTGLGLVTGAKSLLNIVKNGAKGSLKRFIGKHAAFPRGNVFKEFSHFIPDEVVQNLAKKVGGKIGNAIRALGDSRFNGNIVSGIKHAMHDPQRFRLMKKAFVDFEQLTGVKKWADRFPKALSGLLASAHTAAQGVAKFFSKCP; encoded by the coding sequence TTGTTCCACCAATCCAACGTAGGCCACAAGCCGCGTGCCCAGTTCCGTTCCTGCCACAAAACCATCCAGGCCACGCCTGCCTGTGCCTGTGGTGCACTGGGCCCGGATACCTTTGGCCGCAGCGGCCAGTGGCCATCCCAAACTCGGTGGACGCGCTGGCAGCAGAATAAGTTGGATGCCTGGGGAAGAATCCTGGAAACCCGTGTCTATCACAGCATCCCAGTCTCCGGCCCAGGGGTGCAGGGGACAAACTTCGACGCTCAAACCTTCCAATACGATGTGATGGGACGGCTGCGGCGCAGCGTATCGCCTGGCGGCACCATCAACCGCAGTGTGCTGGATGCCCGCAGCCTGCTCATCGCCACGTGGATCGGGACTGATGATGCAGGTGCCACCGATAATGATCCTTCTGGTGGAGGCACTCCTGGCAACAATATGAAACCGGTTTGGCTGGGCGTTTATGATGGCGGCAGCGCTGGCGGAGACGGCAACCTCACCCAAATCACTGAACCGGTGAATGACACCAGTGGGGATGATCGCATCACCGTCAATGCTTATGACTACCGGAATCTCATCATCAGCGTCACGGTGAATGACGGCAGTACCGCTTTCATCACCACCAGCACTTATGACAACCTCAGCCGCCCCACGTCGCAGTCCAGGTTCCATACCAGTGTCGCGACGGCCAACCGCACGCATGAAAGCACCACCGCGTATGATGCCCAGGGGCAGGTCTATGAGGAGAAGCGTTTTTATGTCCATGCCAATGGCACTTTAGGGGATCCGCTGATCACCGGCGTCTGGTATGACCCCAATGGCAACCCCATTAAGCAGACCCAGCCAGGGGCCAAGGTGGTTACGAAAACCGTTTTCGATTCCCTGGACCGACCCATCACGGTTTACCAAGTCGTGGAGGACGCCTCCACGACTGAGGCCAATACCAACGATGTCAGCCTCGACATGGTCATTGAAGAGCAGCAGACCACTTACAACGCTGCGGGGCAGACCGTTTCCGCGTTCATCCGCGCCCGTTTTGATGATGCCACGGGCACGGGGCCCTTGAACGGACCCAATGGAGCTGAGCCCAAATCCCGCGACAGCTTCGTTACCCAGTATCTGGACCCCATAGGCAGGTTGCGGTTCCGCGCCAATTATGGCACCAAGGGCGGCAGCGTCTTCATACGTCCCGCCCTTCATCCTGAGCCGTCCGAGACTGTGCTGGTGGAAGAACAACGCTATGCTGTCGATGGTGATCTTTTGGCTGTAATCGCTGCAGATGGCACTGTGACGGTCATGCGCAGGGACGCTGCCGGACGCCAGACGGAGACGGTGGAAAACTCCCCTCTGCCATCTGTGGAGGCCAGGGGTGGAGCGACAGCCAATTCCCGCATCAGCCAGTATCAATATGCCCCAGATGGCGGCATGGCTCGGCTCATCGTTTATAATGAAGCCACCGGAGACCAAGTGACCACCTGGGACTATGGAACCACCCTGGCCACCAGCGGCGTTGCGCGCAGTGACCTCCAGGTGAGCAAAACCTTACCCGGAGGGCAGGTGGAACGCATGACTTACAACCGCCAGGGCGAAGTCTCTGCTTACACGGACGCCAATGGCAATGTGCACAGCTATCGCCGTGACAAGATGGGCCGCCCGACGGACGATGGCATCACCACCCTGGCGGCAGGTGTGGATGGGCAGGTGCGGCGCATCAGCACTTCTTACGACAACCGGGGCCGGGTGGAATACCTGACCAGTGGCAGCGAGCCAGCCCCGGAGGCTGGCAGCGTCATCAACCAGGTGCGCCTGACTTACAACGGCCTTGACTGCCTGGTGGGCGATGCCCAAAGCCACAGCGGTGTGGTGGACGGATCCACTCCGAAAGTGGAATACCAATGCACAGGTGGTGAAGCCAACATCCTGCGGCGGACCGGCCTGGTTTATCCCAATGGCCGCACCCTCGCTTATGAATACGGCACAGAAGGAAGCATAGACGACGCACTCAACCGCGTGCAGTCCGTGCATGACGATCTGACAGTGCTGGCGGAATACCAGTTTGTAGGTTCATCCATGCCCGTCATCACCACCCTGCATGCGGCAGGCATCCAGAGGCGGTGGAAAAAATTGGCCGGTGCGCCGGACGGCGATGCGGGCGATCCCTACACTGGTTATGACCGCTTTGGCCGGCTGGAGCAGACGCTGTGGCGGCAGACCGGAGGAGCGGAAAACACCTTGGTCCAGGTGCAGTGGGGCTACAACCGAGGTTCATCCAAGACCTGGCGCAAGGACCTGCTGGCTCCGGCGGCCACGTCCCAGGACCAAGCCTATAGCTATGACGGGCTGCAACAGATCAAGCAGCGCCAGCAGGGGCTGCTGAACATCAACCGCACGGCGATCGGTGGTATCCCCGCGCAGCAGGAAAACTTTGTGTATGACCCCAGCGGCAACTGGCAGCTCTATCAGCACCAGGCTGGAGGAGTGATGGATATCAACGAAGGCCGGATCAACAACCGCAATAACCAGATCACGCAGGTGTATCCAGACAGTGCGGAAACCCGGCACCCAGGCTACGATGCCAACGGTAACATGACCGAACCCCCCACTGGCGAGGCCCTTGAAGGCCCGGGCCGGAAGATGGTGTGGGATGCCTGGAACCGGCTGCGCAAGGTGCAGGATGAGGGAGAGCCCTTGGCAGAGTATGAGTATGACGGGAAGTTCAGGCGCACGCTCAGCAGCGATGCAGGAGGCACGCGGCATTATTACTACAATGACCAGTGGCGCAGTGTTGAAGAACGGCTGGACAGCAGAGAGGAACCGGAGCGCCAGTACGTGTGGCAGCCGGGCAACCGCTGGGAGTTGATATTGAGAGATCGCTCCCCAACCAACAACGGAGTGCTGAGCGAGCGTCTTTATGCGCTGAAAGATGATTTGGATATCGTCGCCCTAAGCGACGATGATGGGACGGTCGTTGAGCGCTTCAGCTACAGTGCCTATGGCCAAGTGACCTTCCTGGATGCCGCCTTTGAACCGCAGTCAGGCTCAGCGCATGACTGGAACCTGCTGTTCCACGTGGAGTTCGCCGATCCGATCACCGGCTGGATGAATTATGGCTTCCGGTATTATTCAGTGGAGCTGGGGAGATGGCTGTCCAGGGATCCGATGAGGGAGGCTTCAGGGCTGAATCTTTACAGTTTCCTGGATAATACTCCTGTAAGTTTAATAGATCAATATGGATTAAGTGGCCTGAATGCGGACGGCACTCGACAATATGAAGGATTTGGGGATTTTGTCGTAAGTTCTATCGCGAGTGTGGGGCAAGATACATGGATAGCGGCGTCGGAATCCTCTATCATGACTGGGCTTACTAATGGTTTCGCTGGTTTTAGTAATGACTGGTTACTTGGCATTCCTAACGCAGTCGTGGGCTTGGCCGGAGGTGATTTGATGTATGGTGTTGATAAAAATTCTGCCTCCTATAATAACGGTGGGATGGTATCAACTGGACTTGGATTAGTAACAGGAGCGAAGAGTTTATTGAATATTGTTAAGAATGGAGCAAAAGGTTCTTTAAAGAGATTTATTGGAAAACACGCGGCATTTCCTAGGGGGAATGTATTCAAGGAATTCTCACATTTCATTCCTGATGAAGTAGTCCAAAATCTAGCAAAAAAAGTTGGTGGAAAGATTGGCAATGCAATCCGAGCTCTCGGAGATAGTAGGTTCAATGGTAATATTGTTTCAGGTATTAAACATGCGATGCATGATCCTCAACGTTTCAGACTTATGAAAAAGGCTTTTGTAGATTTTGAACAATTAACAGGAGTGAAAAAATGGGCCGATCGGTTTCCAAAAGCCTTATCTGGACTCCTCGCAAGTGCTCATACTGCTGCACAAGGAGTGGCAAAATTCTTTTCTAAATGCCCATGA
- the cysC gene encoding adenylyl-sulfate kinase, whose protein sequence is MHTFNYKVVWILGLPSAGKSTLARSLQVRIHEIGLGCLMLDGDELRAGLSKNLGFSASDREENIRRAAEIAHLSAKSGILSVAAFITPQEVHRNVAQFILKDVPVLWVWAKCSREVCYQRDVKGLYRKHANGHLSNLTGADGEFEDPPSSFLQIDTENNDIEDSTNLIWNQLFCLDKPGCERGGTFRQDKVLR, encoded by the coding sequence ATGCACACCTTCAATTACAAAGTCGTTTGGATATTAGGTCTTCCCAGTGCGGGTAAATCTACCTTGGCGAGGTCTTTGCAAGTACGCATTCATGAAATCGGGTTAGGATGTTTAATGCTTGATGGAGATGAATTACGAGCAGGGCTTTCTAAAAACCTTGGATTCAGCGCCAGTGACCGGGAGGAAAACATTCGGCGGGCTGCAGAGATTGCCCATTTGTCAGCTAAATCTGGTATTTTATCAGTCGCTGCATTCATCACTCCTCAAGAAGTGCATCGGAACGTGGCTCAGTTCATTTTGAAAGATGTTCCGGTGCTGTGGGTCTGGGCAAAGTGTTCCCGCGAGGTTTGTTATCAACGAGACGTCAAAGGATTATACCGAAAGCATGCCAACGGCCACCTTTCTAATCTAACAGGTGCCGACGGAGAGTTCGAAGATCCCCCTTCTTCTTTCCTCCAAATCGATACCGAAAATAATGACATCGAGGACTCAACAAATCTGATTTGGAATCAGCTATTTTGTCTCGATAAGCCGGGCTGTGAGAGAGGTGGCACATTCAGACAAGATAAGGTGCTACGGTGA
- the gpmI gene encoding 2,3-bisphosphoglycerate-independent phosphoglycerate mutase, whose amino-acid sequence MAKKPVVLIIRDGWGINPGGKAQAAANGDATLLASTPFHDQLYTTYPWAQVSGSGEDVGLPEGQMGNSEVGHLNLGAGRVVYQDLTRINKSIRDGELAKNPVLVEAFEKAKGKRIHFLGLISDGGVHSHQDHLAALCNAAKAAGVTDMMVHAITDGRDTSPTGGAAYVAKLEKDLAPSGAKIATVIGRYYAMDRDTRWERNKLAWDAIVLGRGELRIDTPSAAIQAAYATEKRGDEFLLPMIFSDANEQRIRDGDVVLWFNFRADRARQLSEAFLKTGFEGFDREVHPLVSYYTLTEYDATYYDLGCRVIFAPESLHNNLGQVIAAAGLTQLRAAETEKYPHVTFFFNSGVETPNVGEDRYLAISPKEVPTYDKKPQMSAPDLTFEVLRRLENYDAVIMNFANPDMVGHTGVVEAGVHACETIDLGVRMIVEKTLALGGKLFITADHGNCEQMRNADGSPHTAHTTNLVHGIYVAADADRYTVKDGKLADIAPTLLDMLGVAQPPEMTGETLLVRKA is encoded by the coding sequence ATGGCCAAAAAACCCGTTGTTCTGATTATCCGTGATGGCTGGGGCATCAACCCCGGCGGCAAAGCCCAGGCGGCTGCCAATGGCGACGCCACCCTCCTGGCAAGCACCCCCTTCCATGACCAGCTTTACACCACCTACCCCTGGGCTCAGGTGAGCGGCAGCGGTGAAGACGTCGGCCTGCCTGAAGGTCAGATGGGGAACAGCGAGGTCGGCCACCTCAACCTCGGTGCCGGACGTGTCGTTTATCAGGACCTCACCCGCATCAACAAATCCATCCGTGATGGCGAGCTGGCCAAGAACCCCGTGCTCGTCGAAGCCTTCGAAAAAGCCAAGGGCAAGCGCATCCACTTCCTCGGCCTCATCAGCGATGGCGGCGTGCACTCCCACCAGGATCACCTCGCTGCGCTCTGCAATGCCGCCAAGGCCGCCGGAGTGACCGACATGATGGTTCACGCCATCACCGATGGCCGCGATACCTCCCCCACCGGGGGTGCCGCCTATGTGGCTAAGCTGGAAAAAGACCTCGCCCCGAGCGGAGCCAAGATCGCCACCGTCATCGGCCGCTACTATGCCATGGACCGCGACACTCGCTGGGAGCGCAACAAACTCGCCTGGGACGCCATCGTCCTCGGTCGTGGCGAACTGCGCATCGATACCCCGAGCGCAGCCATCCAGGCCGCCTACGCCACCGAGAAGCGCGGCGATGAATTCCTGCTGCCCATGATCTTCTCCGACGCCAACGAGCAGCGCATCCGCGATGGTGACGTTGTCCTCTGGTTTAACTTCCGCGCTGACCGCGCCCGCCAGCTCAGTGAGGCCTTTTTGAAAACCGGCTTCGAAGGCTTCGACCGCGAGGTCCACCCCCTCGTCTCCTACTACACTCTCACCGAATACGACGCCACCTACTACGACCTCGGCTGCCGCGTCATCTTCGCCCCCGAGAGCCTGCATAACAACCTCGGCCAAGTCATCGCCGCCGCCGGCCTCACCCAGCTCCGCGCTGCTGAGACCGAGAAATACCCCCACGTCACCTTCTTCTTCAACAGCGGGGTCGAGACCCCGAACGTGGGTGAAGACCGCTACCTCGCCATCAGCCCGAAGGAAGTGCCCACCTATGACAAAAAGCCGCAGATGAGCGCCCCCGACCTCACCTTCGAAGTCCTGCGCCGCCTGGAGAACTACGACGCCGTCATCATGAACTTCGCCAACCCCGACATGGTCGGCCACACCGGCGTCGTCGAAGCCGGCGTGCATGCCTGCGAGACCATCGACCTCGGCGTGCGCATGATCGTCGAGAAGACCCTCGCCCTCGGCGGGAAGCTCTTCATCACCGCCGACCACGGCAACTGCGAGCAGATGCGCAATGCCGACGGCAGCCCCCACACCGCCCACACCACCAACCTCGTCCACGGCATCTACGTCGCCGCCGATGCCGACCGCTACACCGTCAAGGACGGCAAGCTCGCCGACATTGCCCCGACCCTGCTCGACATGCTCGGCGTCGCCCAGCCCCCCGAGATGACCGGCGAGACCCTGCTGGTGAGGAAAGCCTAA
- a CDS encoding dihydrodipicolinate synthase family protein — MKNSPVTTADLRSSVIAVPPLCRNDDLSLSREENDKLIKHLYAGGIRTLLYGGNANLYNIAVSEYDALLSMLQDLAPQDDLWMVPSIGPMYGTAMDQAAILKNYDFPTAMLLPTLFPSKPAGVVAAVRKLAEVSGKQLVLYIKDEAYITPEHAAELVNDGLISWIKYAVVKPNPADDLYLTKLVDLVNPDLIVSGIGEQPAIVHLRDFGITGFTAGCVCIAPNLSMDLLRAIDAKDYDRAEQIREIFLPLEDQRNAHSPILVLHHAVALAGIAQTGPVLPLLTELPDELLPGIEKAAKELLAKAG, encoded by the coding sequence ATGAAGAACAGCCCTGTCACGACCGCCGACCTCCGCAGCTCCGTCATCGCCGTCCCGCCCCTGTGCCGGAATGACGATCTCAGCCTCAGCCGTGAGGAGAATGACAAGCTGATCAAGCATCTCTACGCCGGGGGCATCCGCACCCTTCTCTACGGAGGCAATGCCAATCTCTACAACATCGCCGTCTCGGAATACGATGCCCTGCTGAGCATGCTGCAGGACCTGGCCCCTCAGGATGACCTGTGGATGGTGCCCAGCATCGGCCCCATGTATGGCACGGCGATGGATCAGGCGGCGATCCTGAAGAACTACGACTTCCCCACCGCCATGCTGCTGCCGACGCTGTTCCCCTCCAAGCCCGCTGGCGTGGTGGCCGCCGTCCGTAAGCTGGCCGAGGTCTCCGGTAAGCAACTGGTGCTCTACATCAAGGACGAAGCCTACATCACCCCCGAGCATGCGGCTGAGCTGGTGAATGACGGCCTGATCTCCTGGATCAAATACGCGGTGGTGAAACCCAACCCTGCCGATGATCTCTACCTGACGAAGCTGGTGGATCTGGTGAACCCGGACCTCATCGTCAGCGGCATCGGTGAGCAACCGGCCATCGTCCATCTGCGTGACTTTGGCATCACCGGCTTCACCGCCGGCTGCGTATGCATCGCCCCCAACCTGAGCATGGACCTGCTGCGCGCCATTGACGCTAAGGACTATGACCGTGCCGAGCAGATCCGCGAGATCTTCCTGCCGCTGGAAGATCAGCGCAATGCCCACAGCCCCATCCTGGTGCTGCATCACGCCGTGGCCCTGGCGGGCATCGCTCAGACTGGCCCCGTGCTGCCTCTGCTGACAGAGCTGCCGGATGAACTCCTGCCCGGCATCGAGAAAGCCGCGAAAGAACTGCTGGCGAAAGCTGGTTAA
- a CDS encoding platelet-activating factor acetylhydrolase IB subunit — MRIASLALLSLLTLNVFADTPSHVATQPVPRDDKWMKRHESFNEISKKGEAKLVFLGDSITQGWEGKGKATWEKFYSNRQAANFGIGGDRTEHVLWRLDHGNFDGLKPKLIVLMIGTNNTGHVGREQKELNGAVYACSAEQTADGVAAIIAKLKSKTPEAKILLLGIFPRGETPADAMRQQNEKTNAIIAKLADDKQVFYQDIGKTFLQPDGTLTREIMPDLLHLSEKGYDMWAAAIEPKVKELLGE, encoded by the coding sequence ATGAGAATCGCATCCCTCGCCCTCCTCAGTCTGCTGACCCTGAATGTCTTTGCCGACACCCCCAGCCATGTCGCCACCCAGCCGGTGCCACGCGATGACAAATGGATGAAGCGCCATGAGAGCTTCAATGAAATCTCCAAGAAAGGCGAAGCCAAGCTGGTCTTCCTGGGAGACTCCATCACGCAGGGTTGGGAAGGTAAGGGCAAGGCCACCTGGGAGAAGTTTTACAGCAACCGCCAAGCCGCCAACTTCGGCATCGGTGGTGACCGCACCGAGCACGTGCTGTGGCGCCTGGATCACGGTAACTTCGATGGCTTGAAACCCAAGCTGATCGTGCTCATGATCGGCACCAACAACACCGGTCATGTGGGTCGCGAGCAGAAGGAACTCAATGGCGCAGTCTATGCCTGCTCCGCCGAGCAGACCGCCGATGGCGTCGCCGCCATCATCGCCAAGCTGAAGAGCAAAACCCCTGAAGCCAAGATTCTACTCCTGGGCATCTTCCCCCGTGGTGAAACCCCAGCGGATGCCATGCGCCAGCAGAATGAGAAGACCAACGCCATCATTGCCAAGCTGGCCGATGACAAGCAGGTCTTCTATCAAGACATCGGCAAGACATTCCTCCAGCCCGACGGCACCCTCACCCGCGAGATCATGCCCGACCTGCTGCACCTCTCCGAAAAAGGCTACGACATGTGGGCTGCCGCCATCGAGCCGAAGGTGAAGGAACTGCTCGGCGAATAA